CTGGCAGACGTGACACAGCAGCTGCATGTTGTGTGGATGCTTTGCTGCTCAGTTTACTAAAGCTACACACTGGCATTACCCTTCTCTTTACTCTATTTGTACTGttcagtttcattttcaatGTTATAAAAGAAATTGGGTTATACATAATCTTCCCCTCGTTTTTCCCCCCTGGAGGCTATCTCTTTATCTGCTGCTTTCTCGTTGGTCCCAGATTTAAATTCATATACCCGTCTCTGGGCCTGGTTTATATCACaaatgtttctctctttgtctttttctcacttcctctctccctcatccaCAGGTTTTGGAGGTTGTGTTGACCTGATAGTTGATGGGGTATCGTTGCTTAATAAGATCGGCCTCCCTCCTACAGACCAGCCCCTACACCATGACTACATAGAAAATGAAGTGCAGCTGGCTCAGAGCTTTGCCTACTTCTTTGCaccaggagctgctgcagagtaagagcaatgtgtgtgtgtgtgtgtgggtgtgtgtgttttgtgtgactTTGAGCTGGACATTACATGGTTTTAGTCTAGTTAATAAAACCTCAATTCACAGTatcataatataaatacatgtgtttgtgaacaGGTGCTTGTTCCAGATTGTTGAATACTTTAGTCTTCTGTGTGCTATGACTTGATGCCTGAGTTTTTCTGTTTAATACAAGGCGTGTCTAAGTGTGTTTTAGAGTCAATAAGAAAGAAGGGTTACATGGAGTACACACAGAGTTGGTGAGGCTTGAGGCGAGCctaaagcaaattaaaaaaacaaaacagttttctttgttCCACGCCTCAGGCTACTGTGCTCCTGACTCATCCTGTCTCTGTCACATGctctttcacaaacacactcctatGCAACCATGAATGTTTAGGGGTTTATttgttacatacatacataaaaataaatacaaccatACACTGTCTTCTTTCTTCTGACCAGCTATTACTCACAGAAAATATACTAACCAAGTAATAATAAGAAACCTTGATTTGGTCCGTGCTCATCTGTATATTTTGCTCTTTGTTGCTGCAGAGCTTTTAGATAAATAGTGGTGCTTTCAagttttaactttgtttttactattatttacgGGTTATTTTTGTCTTGCAGGCGTTTTGTGCTGAATGATACCCTATTCAGTGAGCTGGTTGAAGCGTCCCGTGACCTACCTGGAAACAGATGGGCAGTCGGCGGCAATGCCCCAGTAATGGCTGCTCGCATGGCAACCGAGGGATGTGATATTTTGCTAGGAGGAAGTTTCAGCCCCGATTTTACTGACGTCCTGTCCCAGCACAttacaggtaaacacacacacagacaaatactGGTACACCTACTCCACCTCTGCCTTCTATGTGTTTTACCACCCTGGTCGTCTTCACTTCCATTCCCCTGTACTAATCCAACTCTGTCCTTCCAGTGGCGGGTAACATAGTTGAAGAGCCAGACATTCATCTGATCCTGGAGTATCCATCGGGTGCTAGCTGGGGTCACTATACCTCACGTAGGGCCAACAGGTATGTATTAGTTGAGCATTTGGTAGATATTTTGAGAATATTAAGGGATTATTAAATTGAACTGTGTAAATACGAGTATTTAATCCAGagacctgttttttttccaccatgCACAGTAGGCTGGAGGAAATGTTGTGTTGTGAGTTATAGAACCTAGTGTTCTATGTGTGTACGTACATGCAAATAACTTCTAAGCCTCTTCAATATTTGAATCTgactgtttgtttctgtagataTATCGTCCACAGCGATGACCATAACCCCTACCTGGACTCCATGGCAGCGTTTGCTGAGAAACTCATAGACTTCGAACCAGATTTGCTGGTGGTGGGTGGGCTGCAAATGATGGATAACTTCCCCTTCCAAGCAGGTAAGAGACAACCTTTTTATTAGCTGCTGATTTGAAAATTCTCCAGCAGCAGTGTCTGCTGCTTTGTGTCGCACAGCTGAAATTGGAGCGTGCTGAATATTTCTTAGTTGTGCGTTCCCTTTTCACTCAACTCAAGTTTGCTGAAATAAAAGGTAGGTTTTAGAAAGTCATGTGGATGTgaattgaagatttttttttattgtgagttAAATGCTGTGAAGAGAAAAGGGTTCTTAAATAAGATACACGTTGTTCCACAGCCTTTTGGTTTCCTTCAGTCCTTAATGTGTAGTTACCTTTTGTCTgaatttcttctcttctctttccaccTGTTCATTTCATCTTTCCAGGTGAGCGGGACGCTCTCTTCTCCCGCCTGTCagacctcctgtcctcctcgTCTCCACAGATTGGAGTCCATTTTGAGATGGCCAGTTTTGTAGAAGAGAGTATAATGGAAGACCTACTTTACTATGTCATTCCCCATGTAAGTATGACTGAGTATTAATGAACAAATTAATTCACATTAAGGGGACTACAACAATTACATTTGCACAGGGGTGAAAACACTAAATGTTTAGTGATGTAGTGAGGGTTACGTAAAAGTTGTCGCACAAATAATACCAGGTAGTTTGAAACTGGATTTCCTTTAGTCAATTTGTTGAATACATTTCTAAACGAAACAGTCTGTAGCTCAacagaaatattattatttttataatatggTCCTCAAGTCACTCATCCTGATTCTGCTTTCCCAGGCGGACTCTTTAGGGATGAATGAACAGGAGCTTCCCAACCTGCTCAGCCTGCTTAAAGGCTCCAACATCACCGTGTTGTCGGACCCCAACCCTCGTGTAGCTACAGTCCTTGACCAGATGAGGGAGGTCTATCGCATTGTGAACCAGCGCTCCAAGGACGGCGAGAGTGACACACATGGTGCCAAAGCTAAGCCGCTGACTCGGCTCCATGTCCACACGCTGGCCTTTCAGGCCATTATTGTGACACGCGGCTCCCAGTGGAAGAACACCATGTCGGCCACGGCCAAGGCCTCTCTCACAGCTAACCGCCATGTCTGTGGCTCTAACAGCATTGACCCCAGCAAGGCGAGGCTCATCATGGACGACTCCTTCTCTGTTAGCCGGCGGGAAGGCAGCCAGCGTATCCCTCTGCAGGAGAGCAGGCCGGTCAGCTGCTGGGATGAGGAGGACTACGAGATCTGTGTAGCACCCGTGCTGGTGTGCACTGAGGTTTACCAAACTGCAGGTGGAGGAGACAACATCTCAGCTGCTGGCCTGGTGCTGCAGATCTAGAGAAGGACACTTTATGGTCTATCTGTGTGTAGTGCTAACTGCATGTTGGCACAGCGTGACTCTGGAAACGGGATCTAGGTGTGATGCAAGCACGGGTACTGATTGTGAAAGTAATCAGGCTAATGCGTCAGCTCACGGCCCAGGTGGACCATAAGGAAAACTTATTATCATTCAAAGGAGTCAGATGGTGGGCTGCAGTGGTTGTTAATCAGGTAAATCACCAGATTTAAAATATATGGGCTCAGTGTAAAGCCCGTTTGCATccagtttatttgatttttagaACCAAAACTTCAGAAAAAGGCTCTGCCCTTCTCTGCCCTACTTTGATTTAACACACCAAACATCTTTACCAAGTCACTCCTGTCCATCATTTCACTCCTGTCCTCCTCTACTTCTCTAAGGCATTACAAGACTTTACCTTCAGTCAGGATTAGATAAACAGCGATGAAGTTTGTGTAAAGTCTGTAAAAAATCAAGTTGTGTTCAGGTTAGTAGCCGACCAGTCTGCTACAACTTCAGCTGTAGGATAAATCTTTGTCGTTTAAACAAGTGACTCCACTATGCAGCACATTTATCCAGAGTTGGGTAATTACTGAAAATGCTGAGTCTTCTGTTTCTGGGGAGCACGTTTATCAGGTGTCACATATTTTAAATCTAGAGCTCCAACCAGTAAACAAGGCTTTCAGCCACACTTGCCTTGCAGCATATTTGTTTTCAACCAGAAAAGTCAGCGACCTgtcagcagtggtggaaagtaacttttactttttacatttactcaagtactgtacttaagtacaaatgtTGAGGTACTTTTGcttatttcctctctctgctactttatacttctacttaaCTACATTTTGGAGGGAATTGCTGTACTTGTAACTCCGCTACATTTGCAAGATTACTtaaattacttttcagatttaattattaatacaataataataataattacctgctgcaacataaaaaaaagacaaattaatgaAACTAATTGCAATTCAgtgatttaatatatatgattgccattctgcataatgaatacTTTTTCTTTAGATACTGCAggtatattttgatgcaaatactgcaaaaatacttcttccaccactgtttgTCAGGTTTGAACTAAAGATCTGAACCTTTGTTTAATTGAAAGGTAATgagcaaataaaaaaggcaaagaaagatTTAAAGTAGTGAGCTAGTGTTGTAGTGTATGGCCTCCTGTTCTTCCTAatatatgtgaaaaatgtctatTCTGgtttgggtgtgtttgatttgtttttagatTGACATTCCTCTGTGTGTCCGTTGCAGTGCAATAATGCAAAACAAAGTTAAGAGACCACTGCTGGTAGCTGAATATGATGTCAAAATGTTCCTTTCTACCACcatgctgtttttgtttctcccctttcactcttttctctgttactttgttaattattttatctctCATAtctcttcttgtttgtttgtttctttaaggACCAAATAACCAATGTGGACTGCCTCAAGTTCTTATATGATATTGCTGCATAAAGTGAAATACAATTTCATCtctagttttagttttgtttgtttttgaaagctGACCTAAAGCTTCGTTGATGCTTACCATGAATTCCCTTTATCTGtgaataagtaataaataaatattggacCACACAGTAAAGATATTAGTGTTCATCTTACATGTCGTAGAAGTCAATGCCAAATAACTCCCCTAATGAGATCATCTATAAATGAAAATAGGggctctgcctctgattggccatCAACTCCCATTTCAATGTTTTCAGGGAcgaaataatttatattttaaaactgaatGCGACTACACTTAAATGGGAATTATGCCATTTTTCTCACTAATTATAAATCAAATATTCCATCACAAACCCAATTTCTCCATACAACatacttttaatttttacttGATTACAgggtttaatttatttatttgtttattaaaacatgCTTGTCAAAGCCCCTTTTTCACTGAGGaacacatttattcatgttaCAATCCATCAAGTGTGAACTAAAGAAATCCAtcaaaatgtttcctctttgtctcaACACTGTACTGATGGAACACTGTTGTTTGAAAATGCTGAAATTAAATGAGCCTTATtctgttttgatttttggtGTTTAGTGAAAAGGGAATATTTAATACAGACTATGTCTATTTctgtaggctttttttttttagagtttttttgtcttacaCTGTTTGGAAGACGAGTAACGGgttgtgtttttactgtgaaatgAAACTGTTAAAACCAAAACTTCAACATGCATTCATGTTCGGATAGAGACCTGCTTATGTTTGCTACCATATCATATACTTTAGATAAGTCATGTCATCCATGTACCAAagctgtgtttgaatgtttcttGCATGTTAACTATTCAATGCACAGTCACTTGAGATAAAATGCTGATAAAGCAGTcattgctttgtttattttctcatactTTGGATCATTTATCGATAGGGTTCACTGCTATCATGGCTGCAAACTGCGGTTAAGATAATACTTTGGGCCAGTAAGGACttgattttgtctttgtgttggtctTCTGAATTCAAGAAGTCTTCTAGACGAGAACTTATTTTGGGATTGTCGCCTCATGGCTTCTTTTTTCACAACATCTTAACTCGCCATGATGAAGGTTGTTTCCTTTCTTCATACAACATTGGACACATATCGTTTTTTATTTCCCTATTTGACCATTGGCTGCACACACTGTCTTGTCAGATGAACAACAAAAATACCTCCTCCTAATGCTTTTCagcttctttacattttttggcaGATTGCAATACCAACTTAACTCGGTAATGTGCAAACCGCCACTTATCGGACCAGTGTATAGAGATCAGGATCTAGTTTACACTAGTCTATAATGCACTTTCCAGTGTCAATACTTACTCTAACAATACTTTTAAAATCCCCCaaagtgtgttgttgttgtgtggggTTTACTATACTTGTCAGTTGTTTTTTACTTGTTAAGACATATCATTTGTCACAAACTGTTGCTATGCAGCCTCAATGGATTAGATCTGGTGAGAAGACGAACATTTACAGACTGTGCTGAATCTCTAAGGTAGGAAACAGCTGTgttgtgttaaatgttttaaacattttaaattcagtggCTCCTTTTGCTTCGTTATGAACTTCTTGAAAATTTATGAAATTATAGAATAGAGTATGTTACAGACATGGACATCCAAACATTTTTCCAGTATGATTTACAGCCCGAAATATCATTGTCTCTGATGCCTTGAACTTCAAAATACCTGAAGCTGAAATTGTAGACTTTTTAAagagatcattttttttctttgttggttCTCAGAGAAAAGACCAGGTGTTTGGGGAGGAGCAGCAGACTTGATGGAAACGACAACAAGGTGAGGAGAGGCGGACCTTTCAGAGCAGCTGAAGAACTACAGGGAGGCTCATCAGAAGCAGCTCAGCCACCTCCTTGATGAGATCTAAGACAAACAGGAtgctgaaagaaaacagagtaATGACACTCAAGTAGACCAAAATATTGTCTTCATACTTTGATTATTGTGACattgaaatgtcattaaatgtcataatatagaatGCATTAAAAGTGACGAGTTAATatgccatgaaaaaaacattgcatagTGTAACATGAAAAGATCATAgtgaatgttataaaaaaagtcatagtatagtatgccataaataagtcatagtatagtatgccataaagttatctaaaaaagtaacaaaaaatgtcatagtatagtgtgtctaaaaaaatgataaatatagtATGCCCTAAAATAGTCATtcaaaagataataatatagtatgccataacaatttcaatatatatattgtatattgtgttaaaaatgtcacagcatAGTGTGCAGCATATAGTTTAGTGAGCCATAATAGTTTAGTgagtcaaaaaatatatatatagtatgtcacaaaaatgtcaaattatagtatgtcttggaaaaagtcacaaatatttcatggtatagtatgctATTACATTCtcataaaaaataacaagatagatgtatatatatatatatatatatataatataaattctcataaaaatatttttttcatatacatacaatataatatacaatatacatttgctattaaaaatataaaattttcTGACAAATTCAACAAATCTTAGAAACAGGACACAGAATGAAGGCAGAGGGTCAAAGAAATGTGTGCTTTATTTTCTTCAGCTATATAAACGCATACATGGCTATAAagggtaaacaaacaaaaaattacaacaaatagTAAACCCTGGCTATGTCAAAGGGGCATTCCTGAACTTAAGAAGAAGTTGAACATTTTAGGCTTGTACCACCAAAGACTGAtggtaaaaaacaataactcaTTAGGTACCCATGAGGAGCACAATATTGATCTGTAATTCTATGGTTCCCAACTTATTCAGGCACATTAGAATCCTCAGCAAATCAAAAAAAACTTACTGGATCTTAAACAAGTGTatcaaaagaaataaagactTGGCTGATACTgcataataatatgtttttctgaaaatcctaattttactaaataaattgattaagTAGGCTGAGGTAATAGACAAGGAAGACCAAATTAAATTCCAtggctttgttgttgtttgtgcatTGTGGCTGAGGCACATAACAGTAatcataaattaaaatgtaattatatatcCGGCCAATACATTCAAACAGTTAGTAAGAAcagaaccctaaccctacattTCTGgtcaatgtattttttctcaattgctattatcattttattggagtaaattaaatatattagaCTTGTAAAATAAGCCTTTAAGTTTGATATCACATGCCAAAAACAAGTGCGTAAGTCTGTCTTCtcatttattattgtataatttattttatttattgtttattttagttgATTTTCTATAAACTTGACTAATGGTTgttaataaagtcaaataatatGGCATCACTCCAGAAATAAGCCTGGCTTATTTGGTAAACTCACTTTATATGGGCCCCTGGTGTTTAACTGTTAGGTGCAAACACAAAGTCTAAAGTGGGTCAGACACAATAAGGCCAATCAGGGTGTACATACAGCAAGtacatagaaaaacaaaaaacaaaatctactttttttttagggcCTAACAGAAAggctaaataaatataattaaagaaaagaaaagaaaagaaaagaaaagaaaagaaaagaaaagaaaagaaaagaaaagaaaagaaaagaaaatctaacATAAGATAATCAACTATTTCCCTTGCTGGgaacaaaatattgaaatgtacTTTTATCCATTAAGGATGGCTTCTGTTTCACGAATATGAATAATATTGCATTTTGAATTCAGGACCTATGTCCCTTTTACAGTTATAGAAACCTTGGCATTCATAATTAAGTCCAGTAGTTACTGGTTGTagaaaaatggttttaaaagtAACAGGAATACTTTCAATACATCCACCTTTTAATCAAACAACCATCTTAGTGTCTAACAGTCAAATGAACTTGATAGAAGTATCTCAGAATTCTAGTCAAGAGACAGATTTGTGGTGGTGGAGAATAAGTGGTCTTCTTAGTGGTATTTTTAACTCACTCAACAGTTTGCTGACTCAAGATAAATTATTATGTGGACCACAATGTGTGCGTTTATGTTCACATCTCTGGCTGCCCCTGATGAACAGGAACCTTGTGATCCTGTATATGTTCTGCTGCTGGGGCTTCTGGGATTTGTTGTCCATGCTGTTCATCCACTACTTGGTGTATGATTtcctcttcttttgttttaatctcCAGATGCTCTTCATCTTGAGGCTGCAACTCCTTATGAGCCTCCTCTCTGGGCTCAGCTGCTCCGGCCTTCTCCTCATCAGGACCGGGGTGAGgtgcattgttgttgttggagtCCTGTGGTGGAAACAGCGAGTTGTTACTGCAGTCAaccacaaatataaaaagaataaaaccgCTCCGTAACtccaaattaaatgtttattggtGGTAAAACATTGAAACTAATCCGATCATCATGTATCCTGtcaaaaataaatggattttatGTCATATGTTTGATATATTAATAGTTTGGATTGTTTTCATACACTTGCTACATAGTATAGCTCTTGAGTTGGGATTGCTTTGACATGATTCGTAATTTTCACGaacaaactcatgtttaaaatttcatggcaatcatCACATTACATAAGAAAGTAGTGTAAATGTACAGTACCTGTGTGTGAGGTAATGAAGGAGACAGCAGCTCGGATGGGGCCAACAGGCCGTCCTGGTTTAAATCCTGACTCTGGAGTAAAAAATCTACCATAGACACCACCTGGagtcagaacacacacacacaccacacacacacacacacacacacacacacacacacacacacacacacacacacacacacacacacacacacacacacacacacacacacacacacacacacacacacacacacacacacacacacaactcaggTCAGATAAACAGGACAAAAAGTATGAAAGTGTTGGGTATGTACAATAGACAGCTACTACACCTCACCTGCTGATTGGCCTTTACTCCAGGTGTATGATAGGAGTTATAGTCTGAAAGTAGCTTCATCATCTCCAAGCCGTCCAGCAGCCCACTGCGATCGTAGTCATAGAGACGAAACAGGAAGAACACCTCTGACACAAAGCAAGAGAAGATTAACATGTTTAATACCAAACATATTTGATATACTGCTGAAGTATAACTGCAGAGGATGTACGGTATAAAACCTCCTTaatgtatacacacaaacaaaactttattaGAACCTGAGACATAGTTCAATATTTCACTAAACAgctatattatattttacatctGGTAATGATGGTCGAAGGGTCAGCCTTGTGTTAGACTTTATTTAAGCGTTAGACCAGCATGTGGAGATGTCTACCTTGCTCCCAGGTGCTGATTTCTGGTTCTCCTTGGCCATCCTTCAGACTCGATTGAATGTAACTTTGCAGCAATCTGTGATATGCATGGCACAGAGGAGATATCAATTAATCAGTAAAAAGTAAGAGCCAGGAATTAACACTCAGGAGTCAGACAATCAGactaagaaacaaaagagaaagacaaaattAGGATCAAAATATCTAATTTTGTAAAATCTCCCTTTGctatttttctctattattaCTCTAGATTTATAAGCGAAGGTACTGTAGtgattctgtttattttcagccACAAGAGGGCAGGATTTGTGGCTACATAGAAAAAAGTCTTGACACATGAATCAAAAACCATTGTGATAAAGGAACGTTATCCCTGTATTTGCTGATTTTCCAGTTGTTTTGGAAACCTGGAACCTATCACATTGACCGTAAAGCAGATAGAAAGGGGGGGGGATAACCCATCAGCTGCTATTCTACAAAGCTGACTAACTTTGTTTTGGTCATACACACAATAGACGTGAGCTAATATGATGATACAGTAGTGAATAAATCCATTGTTCTCATCAGCCAGGGGAGAGAAGATGCAGCCATATTGTCACCAACAACAAACTCTTTGACAAGAAAAGTCAACAAAGTGGTTgtgtctttcattttgtttcctgaATAAATTAAACCTGTGATTCTTAAAGTGTCAGTTCACACACTACTGCAAACACAGTAACAGATGATGTGGGCTGAGATACCAAAGATAAGCTATTGTATTTGCAATATGTATGAGGATACTCTAGATTTTCTCAGTCGTcatgaatgaaaaacacattataattGCAACATAGAGCATAAAATGTTATTGCACATGTAATCTTATCAGTTTATGGCACAGGCCACATCATTAGCACAACACAGCAGCCAAAGTCCAGTGACTAACCAGACAGCAGCTACAGTCCACTAAAGCACACTGCATGTTGAACAGATTTGGATCAAAACAATACAGGACAGTAAATACTTTCATTCCatgtaat
This region of Anoplopoma fimbria isolate UVic2021 breed Golden Eagle Sablefish chromosome 2, Afim_UVic_2022, whole genome shotgun sequence genomic DNA includes:
- the adpgk2 gene encoding ADP-dependent glucokinase; this encodes MEGGGRVSWMKYGPVVSLCVVVLAFWFRSPQDDVLVDRLDAVLSSLLRAEGKVGMNDVARPRVAVGFGGCVDLIVDGVSLLNKIGLPPTDQPLHHDYIENEVQLAQSFAYFFAPGAAAERFVLNDTLFSELVEASRDLPGNRWAVGGNAPVMAARMATEGCDILLGGSFSPDFTDVLSQHITVAGNIVEEPDIHLILEYPSGASWGHYTSRRANRYIVHSDDHNPYLDSMAAFAEKLIDFEPDLLVVGGLQMMDNFPFQAGERDALFSRLSDLLSSSSPQIGVHFEMASFVEESIMEDLLYYVIPHADSLGMNEQELPNLLSLLKGSNITVLSDPNPRVATVLDQMREVYRIVNQRSKDGESDTHGAKAKPLTRLHVHTLAFQAIIVTRGSQWKNTMSATAKASLTANRHVCGSNSIDPSKARLIMDDSFSVSRREGSQRIPLQESRPVSCWDEEDYEICVAPVLVCTEVYQTAGGGDNISAAGLVLQI
- the cgref1 gene encoding cell growth regulator with EF hand domain protein 1, which gives rise to MQTGLFMESHLARLGPCVLSLYLLIHLCQAAPGLPGSEREESVDGHPSSVTVANPFGSGQEDRRLLQSYIQSSLKDGQGEPEISTWEQEVFFLFRLYDYDRSGLLDGLEMMKLLSDYNSYHTPGVKANQQVVSMVDFLLQSQDLNQDGLLAPSELLSPSLPHTQDSNNNNAPHPGPDEEKAGAAEPREEAHKELQPQDEEHLEIKTKEEEIIHQVVDEQHGQQIPEAPAAEHIQDHKVPVHQGQPEM